From the Scatophagus argus isolate fScaArg1 chromosome 21, fScaArg1.pri, whole genome shotgun sequence genome, one window contains:
- the eme1 gene encoding crossover junction endonuclease EME1 translates to MGSYSDSTSDLDEELPVFDFLQSGRHISRASQNHLRTPDLDERDGSGAEEAAIFSPAKGNAGACTGMTDVMMISSESDDDAPYVPLAQRLKQRQDNVISATSAVTNGKDAEQNLTSNLASSQLSCQKSFPESEQPLSFHQVRTAKHGVSGSLEEAAAPPQRWLPPKPLFSAGSTETSPAKMKPAKRTAEEIQASREEALRRRQAREKQQRCKEALRQEQERQKAERKAVAEAAKALRPEECIKHMVVAVDPALLQLEGGGTLLASVQALGCSCAIEKQPLPRSVSWMRRTPCAQQGDGVCVPEVHVVMQMTVDDIITLIHSYIQEERHGRSGSGPTLTSWVQEQQRRNPCKALSLVVVDLEKYFRSQKSQGQKRFREAVAGEERGKVKKRKKNGGDEVLPEVSRVEVEEAVVHLQLHTGVSVRFLSTWKDFSDHITMTTKAVAEAPFKREREKTGFSFYLESEWAGGQRVDKAGKGLLQVWKRQIQQLNRVSPDMASAILAVYPSPQLLKKAYDRCKTDREKMSLLSDLLIRRGEGITSTTRRVGPELSKRLFLMMNSCDPEQTLDSTV, encoded by the exons ATGGGCAGCTACAGTGACTCCACCAGTGATCTTGATGAGGAGTTGCCTGTGTTTGACTTCCTTCAGTCAGGGCGACACATCAGCCGAGCCTCCCAGAACCACTTAAGGACACCAGACCTGGATGAGCGGGATGGCTCCGGTGCAGAAGAAGCAGCCATCTTCTCCCCAGCAAAGGGAAATGCGGGCGCATGTACAGGAATGACTGATGTAATGATGATCAGCAGCGAATCTGATGACGATGCACCTTATGTCCCTCTGGCACAGAGACTCAAACAGAGGCAAGACAATGTGATTAGTGCCACCTCCGCTGTCACTAATGGGAAAGATGCTGAGCAGAATTTGACATCCAATCTTGCCAGCTCACAGCTGTCTTGCCAGAAAAGCTTTCCAGAGTCCGAGCAGCCGCTCAGCTTCCATCAGGTGAGAACAGCTAAGCACGGGGTCTCAGGTAGCTTGGAAGAGGCGGCAGCTCCCCCTCAGCGGTGGTTGCCTCCGAAGCCTCTCTTCAGTGCAGGAAGCACTGAGACATCTCCTGCCAAGATGAAACCTGCCAAGCGGACTGCGGAGGAGATCCAGGCCTCCAGGGAGGAGGCTCTGAGAAGGAGGCAGGCCAGggagaaacagcagagatgCAAGGAGGCACTCAGGCAGgaacaagagagacagaaggcagagaggaaagcTGTGGCGGAGGCTGCCAAGGCCCTGAGGCCGGAGGAGTGTATCAAGCATATGGTGGTTGCTGTGGACCCAG ctctcTTACAGCTGGAAGGAGGCGGGACTCTGCTGGCATCGGTACAAGCTCTGGGTTGTAGCTGCGCCATAGAGAAACAGCCTCTCCCACGCAGTGTTAGCTGGATGAGGAGGACACCCTGTGCACAG cAAGGCGATGGAGTGTGTGTACCAGAGGTTCATGTTGTGATGCAGATGACAgttgatgacatcatcacccTGATCCACAGCTACATCCAG GAGGAGAGGCATGGCAGGTCTGGCTCTGGTCCCACTCTGACGTCATGggtgcaggagcagcagaggcgTAACCCCTGCAAGGCCCTCAGCCTGGTGGTCGTCGACCTGGAGAAATACTTCAG atCCCAGAAGTCACAGGGCCAGAAGAGGTTTCGAGAGGCAGTCGCGGGCGAGGAGCGAGGAaaagtgaagaagagaaagaagaatgGTGGAGATGAGGTGCTGCCTGAGGTGTCACGAGTAGAAGTGGAGGAG GCAGTGGTCCATCTCCAACTTCACACGGGTGTCTCAGTTCGTTTCTTGTCGACCTGGAAGGACTTCTCAGATCacatcaccatgacaaccaAAGCGGTTGCGGAAGCCCCTTTCAA acGAGAGCGGGAAAAGACAGGCTTCTCTTTCTACCTGGAGAGTGAGTGGGCGGGAGGGCAGCGGGTGGATAAAGCTGGGAAAGGGCTGCTGCAGGTGTGGAAGAGACAGATCCAGCAGTTGAACAGAGTCAGTCCAGACATGGCCTCAGCCATCCTAGCAGTGTACCCCTCTCCACAGCTGCTCAAAAAG GCTTATGATCGATGCAAGACAGACCGTGAGAAGATGTCCCTGCTGTCCGACCTTCTGATCCGTAGAGGAGAAGGCATTACCTCCACGACTCGACGGGTCGGCCCAGAGCTTTCCAAACGCCTCTTCCTCATGATGAACTCTTGTGACCCTGAACAGACTCTGGATTCCACTGTGTGA
- the mrpl27 gene encoding 39S ribosomal protein L27, mitochondrial, with amino-acid sequence MTFFNMAALASLMLKSRAVSGLLVPGQSSLLDSVRFASKKAGGSCRNQGGRKPGRRYGFKKQDGNFVHAGNILATQRLMRYHPGAHVGMGTNRTLFALEDGYVRFTKEVYVPPPRSMKATRIITKLPKGAVLYKTFINILPLKQEGKFKLLGLV; translated from the exons atgacatttttcaacatgGCAGCGCTGGCGTCCTTGATGCTCAAGTCCAGAGCAG TTTCAGGTCTGTTGGTGCCTGGTCAGTCCTCTCTTCTGGACTCTGTGAGGTTTGCATCTAAGAAGGCTGGTGGTAGCTGTAGGAACCAAGGAGGAAGGAAACCTGGCCGGAGATATGGTTTCAAGAAACAGGATG GTAACTTTGTCCATGCGGGTAACATCCTTGCAACCCAAAGGCTGATGAGATATCACCCAGGAGCTCAT GTGGGGATGGGGACCAACAGGACACTCTTTGCTCTGGAGGACGGCTACGTCAGGTTCACCAAGGAGGTCTACGTCCCACCACCACGCAGCATGAAGGCCACCAGGATCATCACCAAGCTGCCCAAAGGAGCCGTGCTCTACAAGACCTTCATCAACATCCTGCCACTCAAACAGGAGGGCAAGTTTAAACTTCTGGGCTTGGTGTAA